A region of Catenibacterium mitsuokai DNA encodes the following proteins:
- a CDS encoding alkyl/aryl-sulfatase, whose protein sequence is MSEQLLIKHTQETFKKHFYEINDYILFFYSYGHSNATAIIGNSSVILIDTLDSNEYSQDLLNDLRKYTDKPVKTLIYTHGHPDHRGGAGTFRDTVEEIIAFTPFKTPLKYYEKIDEGLRKRGTYQHGYTLTNEEAICQGIGIREGKVTGHGCYDFISPTTLYTEDKVIRDIDGIHLELYRAPGETDDQICIWINDDQVLCTGDNYYAVFPALYAIRGTQYRDLATWIDSLDLILSFDAKVLLPGHIHPLLNKELIQNQVGQFKEAIEYILYNTLDCINKGLTLDETVQTVSLPEELKNSPYLQEYYGTVEWAVKSVYTGYVGWFDGDPIHLLPVSNQEYNSVLLDLIGEEKLLEKIKDCMSHSQYQIALQLLELIDNKELKKECLLQRAKQVRSANARHYLIAASKEY, encoded by the coding sequence ATGAGTGAACAACTATTAATCAAACATACACAAGAAACATTTAAAAAACATTTCTATGAAATCAATGATTACATTCTATTCTTCTATTCCTATGGTCATAGTAATGCAACTGCTATTATAGGTAATAGTTCTGTTATCTTAATAGATACTCTAGACTCTAATGAATATTCACAAGACTTATTGAATGACTTAAGAAAGTATACAGATAAACCAGTGAAAACATTAATCTATACTCATGGTCATCCAGACCATAGAGGTGGTGCAGGTACTTTTAGAGATACTGTAGAAGAAATCATAGCTTTTACACCATTTAAAACACCTTTAAAGTATTATGAAAAGATTGATGAAGGATTAAGAAAAAGAGGAACATATCAACATGGATATACTCTTACAAATGAAGAAGCAATATGCCAAGGTATTGGTATAAGAGAAGGTAAGGTTACTGGTCATGGATGCTATGATTTTATCTCTCCTACTACTTTATATACTGAAGATAAAGTCATAAGAGATATTGATGGTATACATCTAGAGTTATATAGAGCACCAGGAGAAACTGATGATCAGATCTGTATCTGGATCAATGATGATCAGGTTCTCTGTACGGGTGATAATTATTATGCTGTTTTTCCAGCATTATATGCTATTAGAGGTACACAATACAGAGACCTTGCTACATGGATTGATTCTTTAGACCTTATTCTTTCTTTTGATGCAAAAGTTCTATTACCAGGGCATATACATCCTTTATTAAACAAAGAATTAATCCAGAACCAAGTAGGTCAGTTTAAAGAAGCTATCGAATATATTCTCTATAATACCCTAGACTGTATTAATAAAGGTCTTACTCTAGATGAAACAGTACAAACTGTTTCATTACCAGAAGAACTTAAGAACTCACCTTACCTGCAGGAATATTATGGAACTGTAGAATGGGCTGTTAAAAGTGTTTATACAGGCTATGTAGGATGGTTTGATGGTGATCCTATCCATTTATTACCTGTCAGCAATCAAGAATATAATAGTGTATTATTAGATCTTATTGGTGAAGAAAAACTATTAGAGAAGATTAAAGACTGTATGTCTCATTCACAATATCAAATAGCCTTACAATTATTAGAACTCATAGACAATAAAGAACTAAAAAAAGAATGTCTACTACAACGTGCAAAACAAGTAAGAAGTGCGAATGCGAGACATTATCTAATTGCAGCTAGTAAAGAGTATTAA
- a CDS encoding DMT family transporter — MRYKNHLLLLLTAFIWGCAFVAQSAGMDYVGPFTFTALRSYLGGLVLLPLIYFFDHTMDFKDKKLWAGGIACGIVLGLASALQQFGIQYTTVGKAGFITALYIIVVPFFSLFLGKKLSPKIGISVVLAVIGLYLLCMTGSLSLGKGDLLVCACACVFALHILVIDHYSPLVDGVKMSCIQFFTCALLNTIPMFLFEDVSMHNIMAGCVPILYAGLLSSGAGYTLQIIGQKGMNPTVASILLSMESVFSVLAGWVILGQSLTIKEGLGCVLMFIAIIIAQLPDKKTIQN; from the coding sequence ATGCGTTATAAAAATCATTTATTACTACTGCTTACAGCCTTCATCTGGGGCTGTGCCTTTGTAGCACAAAGTGCAGGTATGGATTATGTAGGACCATTTACTTTTACTGCCTTACGTAGTTATTTAGGTGGACTTGTTTTATTACCACTTATTTATTTCTTTGATCATACAATGGACTTCAAGGATAAGAAATTATGGGCAGGAGGAATTGCCTGCGGTATTGTATTAGGTCTAGCAAGTGCCCTACAGCAGTTTGGTATTCAGTATACAACTGTAGGTAAAGCAGGATTTATTACAGCACTTTATATAATCGTTGTACCATTCTTTAGCTTATTTTTAGGGAAGAAGTTAAGTCCTAAGATTGGTATCTCTGTTGTCTTAGCAGTGATTGGTCTTTACTTATTATGTATGACAGGATCACTTTCTTTAGGTAAAGGTGACTTATTAGTATGTGCATGTGCCTGTGTATTCGCATTACATATTCTTGTCATTGATCACTATTCACCTTTAGTAGATGGTGTAAAGATGAGCTGTATTCAGTTCTTCACATGTGCATTATTAAATACTATTCCTATGTTTTTATTTGAAGATGTATCTATGCATAATATCATGGCAGGATGCGTGCCTATTCTCTATGCTGGATTATTATCAAGTGGAGCAGGCTATACATTACAGATTATTGGACAGAAGGGTATGAATCCTACAGTAGCTTCTATTTTGTTGAGTATGGAATCTGTATTCTCAGTACTTGCAGGATGGGTGATCTTAGGTCAGAGTCTTACAATCAAAGAAGGATTGGGCTGTGTACTCATGTTTATTGCGATTATTATTGCACAGTTACCAGACAAAAAAACCATTCAGAATTAA
- a CDS encoding Cof-type HAD-IIB family hydrolase, with protein sequence MMNRKYFFFDIDGTLAVGTPGDQYIPESTQYTLKQLEAEGHFIAIATGRSYAMAHDYMHELGFHNMISDGGNGITIDDQLKGIEPLDYQLCLDLIDECEKKGMIWAFSPDNKTRRLAPDDRFYEFTHDIYMKTEVVEGLDPRDYDQIYKVYIACFKGEEEKLESLKKLPWCRFHKEYLFVEPGDKSKGIKRMVEHLGGDIKDVVVFGDEKNDLSMFIPEWTSIAMGNGIDELKKKATYVTTDANKDGIYNACLHYGWIKERYLLALDMDGTLLKSDKTISPNTAASLIEANKKGQSICLCTGRGLAELKDYEGELDFCDYGILLSGCLIYDFKNDQPLEVHSFDTDVFTQMMDIVKKEDVMLYLLDSSHSIASQKDVENMPYYNMAIYQSMFESRAFVVEDIYEYAEVHKDEILKFCLYNPSVDAMNQLLKKLEVFPVSCAVVEETAIEVTPLGITKGAGLESLSSYLNIPIENTIMMGDSGNDIEAFQSAGKAVAMGNATEEIKNLATEITLDNDHDGIKVIVDKYLL encoded by the coding sequence ATGATGAATAGAAAATACTTTTTCTTTGATATTGATGGGACTTTAGCTGTAGGAACACCAGGAGATCAGTATATTCCTGAATCAACACAATATACTTTAAAACAGCTAGAAGCAGAGGGTCATTTTATTGCGATTGCGACAGGTAGAAGTTATGCCATGGCACATGATTATATGCATGAATTAGGTTTTCATAATATGATCAGTGATGGAGGGAATGGAATTACTATTGATGATCAGTTAAAAGGCATAGAACCATTGGATTATCAATTATGTCTTGATTTAATAGATGAATGTGAGAAGAAGGGTATGATATGGGCTTTTTCTCCTGACAACAAAACAAGAAGACTTGCACCGGATGATCGTTTTTATGAGTTTACTCATGATATTTATATGAAGACAGAAGTGGTAGAAGGTTTAGATCCACGTGATTATGATCAAATCTATAAAGTATATATTGCCTGCTTTAAGGGTGAAGAAGAGAAACTGGAATCTTTAAAGAAGTTACCTTGGTGTCGTTTTCATAAGGAATACTTGTTTGTGGAACCAGGAGATAAGAGCAAGGGTATTAAACGTATGGTGGAACATCTTGGTGGTGATATTAAAGATGTTGTCGTATTTGGTGATGAAAAGAACGATTTGTCTATGTTTATTCCAGAGTGGACAAGTATTGCGATGGGTAATGGTATAGATGAATTAAAGAAGAAAGCCACTTATGTGACTACTGATGCCAACAAGGATGGTATCTACAATGCTTGTCTGCATTATGGATGGATCAAGGAAAGATATCTTTTGGCACTCGATATGGATGGTACACTTCTAAAGTCTGATAAGACGATTTCGCCAAATACAGCAGCTTCTTTAATTGAAGCAAACAAAAAGGGACAGAGCATCTGTTTATGTACAGGAAGAGGGCTGGCAGAATTAAAAGACTATGAAGGTGAATTAGATTTCTGTGATTATGGAATATTATTAAGTGGATGTTTGATCTATGATTTTAAGAATGATCAGCCATTAGAAGTTCATTCTTTTGATACAGATGTATTTACACAGATGATGGATATTGTGAAGAAAGAGGATGTGATGTTGTATTTACTCGATTCGTCGCATTCTATTGCCTCTCAAAAAGATGTAGAAAATATGCCTTACTACAATATGGCTATCTATCAATCTATGTTTGAAAGCCGTGCATTTGTTGTAGAAGATATTTATGAATATGCAGAAGTTCATAAGGATGAAATCCTTAAGTTCTGTTTATATAATCCAAGTGTTGATGCAATGAATCAGCTTTTAAAGAAACTAGAAGTATTTCCAGTCAGCTGTGCTGTAGTAGAAGAAACAGCTATTGAAGTCACACCTTTAGGTATTACTAAAGGAGCAGGACTTGAATCTCTATCATCTTACTTAAATATCCCTATTGAAAATACAATCATGATGGGTGATAGTGGGAATGATATTGAAGCATTCCAGAGTGCTGGTAAAGCAGTTGCGATGGGGAATGCAACAGAAGAAATTAAGAATCTAGCCACTGAAATCACATTAGATAATGATCATGATGGAATAAAAGTAATCGTAGATAAATATCTTTTGTAA
- a CDS encoding single-stranded DNA-binding protein, with product MNEVKLQGQITSDPEVKESRNGILRGSFLLTTKGGTEDRPRYDYIRCVIWDEKAQYVVDHFEKGQSVSIEGSVRGRFYPNRSGTTSYAMEVYPEHMVCEDSSYSF from the coding sequence ATGAATGAAGTTAAATTACAAGGTCAGATTACATCTGATCCAGAAGTGAAAGAATCTAGAAATGGAATACTTAGAGGTTCTTTCTTACTTACTACGAAAGGAGGGACAGAAGATAGACCACGTTATGATTATATACGTTGTGTAATCTGGGATGAGAAAGCACAGTATGTTGTAGACCACTTTGAAAAGGGTCAGTCTGTGTCTATTGAAGGAAGTGTTAGAGGACGTTTTTATCCAAATCGTTCAGGAACAACTTCTTATGCAATGGAAGTCTATCCAGAACATATGGTATGTGAAGATTCTAGCTATTCATTCTAG
- a CDS encoding prolyl oligopeptidase family serine peptidase — protein MKQMKHVFSVVVSVAMMVAMVFVVPVQAAGNYVAQLYGKVTDAGQVVNKVVIDYGDGVKVSGADKDTYTVHATNYVQIGSNNGKVYSDADRTIEKVEVAGGKVTLYMNESEGATLTWLSESRNYPGKINYTITQNEALKATSVDGRDLEDITGEITCDNTVIDEETAKFTSVKGSQGINYQFHEAKGADKLVVWFHGNGEGDLEGYNTQNNVAQMLANRGTVAWATDEAQNIFGGAHVMSFQAPATWYYAQRDNLLEKAKTEIEEVIKKYNINPNKVVVSGCSAGGYMTTRMLIAYPDLFSAAMINCPALDTAAIRGGETPTDEELASLKNSKTAIWLVQGKTDTSVKSEVCSQRIFKILTDGAELTTTRVEQEFNSSFTTSETKDGKYKLSLYDTVDLEDKVDSLGETRPCGKLKFEEDYNLDGVKETVKYSDHWSWIYTLRNNPSDASGTHIWNWAATYMKDAAPVEPEKPTTPENKPSTDTTNKTDKTDKTDTTNKTETTTKKDPVKTGDTTTFAAYIAMFVVAAFGIILIRRKRA, from the coding sequence ATGAAACAGATGAAACATGTATTTTCAGTTGTTGTAAGTGTTGCAATGATGGTTGCAATGGTGTTTGTAGTTCCTGTTCAGGCAGCAGGTAATTATGTAGCTCAGTTATATGGCAAAGTCACAGATGCTGGGCAGGTAGTCAATAAAGTTGTAATTGACTACGGTGATGGTGTAAAAGTGTCTGGCGCTGATAAAGATACTTATACAGTTCATGCAACTAACTATGTACAGATTGGTTCAAATAACGGGAAAGTTTATAGCGATGCTGATCGTACTATTGAAAAGGTAGAAGTTGCAGGTGGTAAGGTAACACTTTATATGAATGAATCAGAAGGTGCTACTTTAACTTGGTTATCTGAAAGTAGAAACTATCCAGGTAAGATTAATTATACTATTACTCAGAATGAAGCTTTAAAAGCAACTTCAGTAGATGGTAGAGACTTAGAAGATATCACTGGAGAAATCACTTGTGATAATACTGTTATTGATGAAGAAACAGCAAAGTTCACTTCAGTTAAAGGCTCTCAGGGAATCAATTATCAGTTCCATGAAGCAAAGGGTGCTGATAAGTTAGTTGTTTGGTTCCATGGTAATGGTGAAGGGGACTTAGAAGGTTATAATACTCAGAATAACGTTGCTCAGATGCTTGCAAATAGAGGTACTGTTGCTTGGGCTACTGATGAAGCTCAGAACATCTTTGGTGGTGCTCATGTAATGAGTTTCCAGGCACCAGCTACTTGGTACTATGCTCAAAGAGATAATTTATTAGAAAAAGCTAAAACAGAAATCGAAGAAGTTATCAAGAAATACAATATTAACCCTAATAAGGTTGTAGTAAGTGGATGTTCAGCTGGTGGATATATGACTACTAGAATGTTGATTGCATATCCTGATTTATTCTCTGCAGCTATGATTAACTGTCCTGCATTAGATACAGCAGCTATTAGAGGTGGAGAAACTCCAACTGATGAAGAATTAGCTAGCCTTAAGAATTCTAAGACAGCTATCTGGTTAGTACAGGGTAAGACAGACACTAGCGTTAAGTCAGAAGTATGTTCACAGAGAATCTTTAAGATCTTAACTGATGGTGCTGAATTAACTACTACTCGAGTAGAACAGGAATTTAATTCAAGCTTCACTACTAGTGAAACTAAAGATGGTAAATATAAATTATCATTATATGATACAGTAGATTTAGAAGATAAAGTTGACTCATTAGGTGAAACTAGACCTTGTGGTAAACTTAAATTTGAAGAAGATTATAATTTAGATGGTGTGAAAGAAACAGTTAAATACAGTGACCATTGGTCTTGGATTTATACTTTGAGAAATAACCCATCTGATGCATCAGGTACTCATATCTGGAATTGGGCAGCTACATATATGAAAGATGCTGCTCCAGTAGAACCTGAAAAGCCTACTACTCCAGAAAACAAACCATCAACAGATACAACAAATAAGACAGACAAAACAGACAAAACAGATACAACAAACAAAACTGAAACTACTACTAAGAAGGATCCAGTAAAGACTGGTGATACAACTACATTTGCAGCATATATCGCAATGTTTGTAGTAGCCGCTTTTGGAATCATTCTTATTAGAAGAAAAAGAGCTTAA
- a CDS encoding Nif3-like dinuclear metal center hexameric protein, producing MRIRDIIDLLESQGEWVNRSRTRDRILFGDDQTKISKVITCWVATNKVIQYAVEHDIHFIISHENPFYLASTSLPTLIYKAQKEKEALLKEHNITIYRCHDLWDVYPEYGIRDSWASTLDLDFEESHDHSYYRYTHDINMTVEECAQHIINKIKPYHQQGIEIIGDKTQIIHRLGIGTGACTDVFEMYEEGADACLVSDDGVSNWIGVQWAVDHDIPLIVINHMTCEAPGMEHMVEYLSKQFPEVTFTFVSNDYGIYHMDE from the coding sequence ATGAGAATTAGAGATATCATAGATTTATTAGAATCACAGGGTGAATGGGTGAATAGAAGCCGTACAAGAGATCGTATATTGTTTGGGGATGATCAAACAAAAATAAGTAAAGTTATCACTTGCTGGGTAGCGACAAATAAAGTGATTCAATATGCGGTAGAACATGATATACATTTCATTATTTCACATGAGAATCCATTCTATCTCGCATCTACATCATTACCTACACTTATATATAAAGCACAAAAAGAAAAAGAAGCATTATTAAAGGAACATAATATTACTATCTATAGATGCCATGATTTGTGGGATGTCTATCCTGAATATGGCATTAGAGATAGCTGGGCTAGCACATTAGATCTAGATTTTGAAGAATCACATGATCATTCTTATTATAGATATACTCATGATATTAATATGACAGTAGAAGAATGTGCACAGCATATTATTAATAAGATTAAACCATATCACCAGCAAGGTATAGAAATCATAGGAGATAAGACTCAAATAATACATAGATTAGGCATAGGTACAGGGGCTTGTACAGATGTATTTGAAATGTATGAAGAAGGTGCAGATGCATGTTTAGTCAGTGATGATGGTGTAAGTAACTGGATAGGTGTTCAGTGGGCAGTAGATCATGATATTCCACTTATAGTGATTAATCATATGACATGTGAAGCACCAGGTATGGAACATATGGTAGAGTACTTGTCTAAACAGTTTCCAGAAGTGACTTTTACCTTTGTATCCAATGATTATGGTATATATCATATGGATGAATAA
- a CDS encoding O-acetylhomoserine aminocarboxypropyltransferase/cysteine synthase family protein, with translation MELETKAIHEGWKPGNGEPRQLPIYESTTFKYDSSEEMGMLFDLEKDGYFYSRLQNPTNDAVAAKLTSMEGGYAGMLTSSGQAANFFAIFNICEAGGHVVASGNIYGGSYNLLSVTMKKMGVDVTFINQDASVEEINAAFKENTKCMFGETLSNPTMEVLDIEKFASIAHAHGVPLIVDNTFATPANCQPIKWGADIVTHSTTKYLDGHASGVGGAIIDSGNFDWMSHAEKFPGLTTPDDSYHGITYAKRFGKAAYITKATAQLMRDLGSIPSPFNSYLLNIGIESLPARMRVHCENALKVATYLKNHPKVEWIHYPGLEDDKYHEAANKYMPHGTCGVMCFGLKGDKKEAVTFMDHLQLINIVTHVADAKTCILHPASHTHRQMTDEQLKEAGVDPTLIRLSIGLENPDDLIKDIEEALKY, from the coding sequence ATGGAATTAGAAACAAAAGCAATCCATGAAGGCTGGAAGCCTGGTAATGGAGAACCTAGACAGTTACCAATTTATGAGAGTACTACTTTTAAATATGATTCAAGTGAAGAAATGGGCATGTTATTTGATTTAGAAAAAGATGGTTATTTCTATTCACGCTTACAGAACCCTACAAATGATGCAGTAGCCGCTAAACTTACTAGCATGGAAGGTGGATATGCTGGTATGTTAACAAGTTCAGGACAGGCAGCTAACTTCTTTGCGATTTTTAATATCTGTGAAGCAGGAGGACATGTTGTTGCTTCTGGTAATATTTATGGAGGTAGCTATAACCTACTTTCAGTAACTATGAAGAAAATGGGTGTAGATGTTACCTTTATTAATCAAGATGCATCTGTAGAAGAAATCAATGCAGCATTTAAAGAGAATACTAAGTGTATGTTTGGAGAAACATTATCAAATCCTACAATGGAAGTATTAGATATTGAAAAGTTTGCGTCTATTGCGCATGCACATGGTGTCCCTTTAATTGTGGATAATACATTTGCGACACCTGCCAATTGTCAGCCTATTAAATGGGGTGCTGATATTGTGACTCATTCTACAACTAAATATCTAGATGGTCATGCATCCGGTGTTGGTGGCGCTATTATTGATAGTGGAAACTTTGACTGGATGAGTCATGCAGAAAAATTCCCAGGGCTCACTACTCCAGATGATAGTTATCATGGAATCACTTATGCAAAGAGATTTGGTAAGGCCGCTTATATTACTAAAGCCACTGCACAATTAATGCGTGACTTAGGATCTATTCCTTCACCATTTAATAGCTATTTATTAAATATTGGAATTGAATCATTACCAGCACGTATGCGTGTACATTGTGAAAATGCCTTAAAGGTAGCTACATACTTAAAGAATCATCCAAAAGTAGAATGGATCCACTATCCAGGACTAGAAGATGATAAATATCATGAAGCCGCAAATAAATATATGCCTCATGGTACATGCGGTGTTATGTGCTTTGGTTTAAAGGGCGATAAGAAAGAAGCAGTGACTTTCATGGATCACCTACAGCTTATTAACATCGTGACTCATGTAGCTGATGCAAAGACTTGTATTTTACATCCTGCTAGCCATACACATCGTCAGATGACAGATGAACAATTAAAAGAAGCAGGTGTTGATCCAACACTTATTCGTTTATCTATTGGTTTAGAAAACCCAGATGACTTAATCAAGGATATTGAAGAAGCATTAAAGTACTAA
- a CDS encoding MurR/RpiR family transcriptional regulator, with protein sequence MILEQLNMLDSISDRESYTYRITHYLLENRHSIIEYKVNDILEDLDISKSTLRRYSIDLGYKNFTAVQYQLYYELSTRPLYRSCQYDELLWDKIKDKKRIIVLGDESSLAPLLVYKQIFRDTKIPIDFQLYQSLPMKQLIQLNVTSDDIVFFVSLFHSNLGFELGYLDEYITLMESLEQRNIEHIYIGKVAKKKELNENYIEIDERCIADRIHHLCMIFENIYGILDNIQK encoded by the coding sequence ATGATATTAGAACAGTTGAATATGTTAGATAGTATATCGGATAGAGAAAGCTATACTTATCGTATTACACATTACCTTTTAGAGAATCGTCATTCTATCATTGAATATAAAGTGAATGATATCTTAGAAGACTTAGATATTTCTAAATCAACATTGAGACGTTATTCTATTGATTTAGGCTATAAGAATTTTACTGCTGTTCAATATCAGCTGTATTATGAGTTGTCTACGAGACCACTTTATCGTTCCTGTCAGTATGATGAGTTACTTTGGGATAAGATTAAAGATAAGAAAAGAATTATTGTTTTAGGAGATGAGAGTTCTCTTGCCCCATTACTTGTCTATAAGCAGATTTTCCGAGATACAAAAATACCTATAGATTTTCAGCTGTATCAATCTCTTCCTATGAAACAGCTGATACAGCTCAATGTGACATCGGATGATATTGTATTCTTTGTCTCTCTTTTTCATTCTAATCTAGGATTTGAATTAGGGTATCTTGATGAATATATTACTTTAATGGAATCATTGGAACAAAGAAATATAGAACATATCTATATAGGGAAAGTCGCAAAGAAGAAGGAATTAAATGAAAACTATATAGAAATTGATGAGAGATGTATAGCAGATAGAATACATCATCTCTGCATGATTTTTGAAAATATATATGGAATCTTAGATAATATACAAAAGTAG
- a CDS encoding MurR/RpiR family transcriptional regulator: protein MNCFFNALFMFINNPEVRDINYQIALGLLENGHELDYLTINELAERCFVSTSSLNRFFRIYGYKKYMIFKALFSSHMRIRYVQIQNRINDKDYEMLHKVFSSILKSEDYERLIDMSWVKEVCEMIYNSKRVILIGSDEMASYFSRMQIDFYVMGKLVVKDSIYKTNFFTPEKDDCVILLSMEGRIVDLNPWLLNKMKENNPKMITIGHYDYLQDAYGLTIPQGLDEVLENMILDYYIQEITYYYAENYL from the coding sequence ATGAATTGTTTTTTTAATGCCTTATTCATGTTTATTAATAATCCAGAAGTACGTGATATCAATTATCAGATTGCCTTAGGACTATTAGAGAATGGACATGAATTAGATTATTTAACTATTAATGAACTCGCAGAAAGATGTTTTGTTTCTACTTCTAGCTTAAATCGATTCTTTCGTATTTATGGCTATAAGAAGTATATGATCTTTAAAGCATTATTTTCTAGTCATATGCGTATTCGCTATGTACAGATACAAAATAGAATCAATGATAAAGATTATGAGATGCTTCATAAGGTATTTTCTAGTATTCTTAAATCAGAAGATTATGAAAGACTCATAGATATGTCATGGGTTAAAGAAGTATGTGAGATGATTTATAATAGTAAAAGAGTAATACTTATAGGTTCTGATGAGATGGCTAGTTACTTTTCTAGAATGCAGATAGATTTCTATGTAATGGGGAAGCTTGTTGTAAAAGATAGTATATATAAAACAAACTTCTTTACTCCTGAGAAAGATGATTGTGTCATATTATTAAGTATGGAAGGAAGAATTGTAGACTTAAATCCTTGGTTACTTAATAAAATGAAAGAGAATAATCCAAAGATGATTACTATAGGACATTATGATTATTTACAAGATGCTTATGGACTTACGATTCCTCAAGGATTAGATGAAGTATTAGAGAATATGATCCTGGATTATTATATACAAGAAATTACATACTATTATGCGGAGAATTACTTATGA
- a CDS encoding MATE family efflux transporter has product MKKDQYQMDMTHGPLLGKILIFSIPLMFSGVLQLLFNAADVIVVGQFAGPRSIAAVGSTSSVVNLLVSLFIGLSVGVNVLVARFIASQRDKDTHETVHSAILLAIVFGLIFAIIGVTCARMILEAMESPDDVISLATTYLRIYFVSMPFVALYNFGAAILRAIGDTKRPLIFLIVAGVINVILNLIFVIIFKMDVAGVALATFTAELVSSILIIHCLMKTSTVIHLDIHALKFHKDKVIQIFKIGLPAGLQGAIFSISNILIQSSINSFGSIAMAGNAAAGSLEGFVYQSMNAIYQACITFTSQNYGINDRKRVDKVLALCIGIVTVVGLVLGNLVYFFADELIRIYTTDVQAIAYGHERLLYICVPYFICGWMDVIVGSLRGLGYSTIPMIVSLIGACGLRVLWILTIFQYFHTLNSIYLSYPVTWIVTAAAHLITYMILRKKAFS; this is encoded by the coding sequence ATGAAGAAAGATCAATATCAAATGGATATGACGCACGGTCCATTGCTTGGTAAGATCCTAATATTTTCTATACCATTAATGTTTTCAGGGGTGCTGCAGTTATTATTTAATGCAGCAGACGTTATTGTGGTAGGACAGTTTGCTGGTCCACGTTCTATTGCGGCAGTAGGTTCTACATCTTCTGTTGTCAATCTATTAGTTAGTTTATTTATTGGTTTATCTGTCGGGGTCAATGTACTTGTTGCACGTTTTATTGCCTCACAAAGAGACAAGGATACCCATGAAACAGTACATTCTGCCATACTACTCGCAATTGTCTTTGGCTTGATCTTTGCGATTATTGGTGTGACATGTGCCAGAATGATTCTAGAAGCGATGGAATCACCGGATGATGTTATCAGTCTTGCAACAACCTATTTACGTATCTATTTTGTAAGTATGCCTTTTGTCGCTTTATATAACTTTGGGGCTGCCATATTACGTGCCATTGGTGATACAAAAAGACCACTTATATTCCTTATTGTAGCGGGTGTTATAAATGTCATATTAAACTTAATATTCGTTATTATATTCAAGATGGATGTAGCTGGTGTCGCACTTGCGACATTTACGGCTGAACTTGTTTCTTCAATACTTATTATTCACTGCTTGATGAAAACAAGTACTGTCATTCATTTAGATATTCATGCTTTAAAGTTCCACAAAGATAAGGTGATTCAGATATTCAAGATTGGTTTACCTGCAGGATTACAGGGTGCTATCTTCTCTATTTCTAATATCCTGATTCAGTCATCTATTAACTCATTTGGTTCTATTGCGATGGCAGGTAATGCCGCAGCAGGATCACTTGAAGGATTTGTCTATCAGTCTATGAATGCCATCTATCAGGCATGTATCACTTTCACAAGTCAAAATTATGGTATTAATGATAGAAAGAGAGTCGATAAAGTCCTTGCATTATGTATTGGAATAGTCACAGTTGTAGGACTTGTTTTAGGTAATCTTGTCTACTTCTTTGCGGATGAACTGATTCGTATCTATACAACAGATGTACAAGCCATTGCCTATGGTCATGAAAGATTATTATATATATGTGTACCTTATTTCATCTGTGGCTGGATGGATGTCATAGTCGGTTCATTAAGAGGTTTAGGTTATTCTACTATTCCTATGATTGTATCTTTAATAGGTGCATGTGGACTAAGAGTCTTGTGGATTCTTACTATCTTCCAATATTTCCATACACTTAATTCTATTTATTTATCATATCCAGTGACTTGGATAGTTACTGCAGCAGCCCATCTTATTACTTATATGATTCTAAGAAAAAAAGCTTTTAGCTAA